One window from the genome of Bacillus weihaiensis encodes:
- a CDS encoding GNAT family N-acetyltransferase — MIKLEFFQPSHMKQLIDWIRTPEFLMQWGGPAFQFPLDEKQLEDYLHEANKPDSTIYIYSVLLEETEELIGHISLSQIDRKHESARIGKVLVGKQRERGRGVGAQMVEKIVGIAFEELKLHRVSLGVFDFNHSAISCYEKVGFQKEGLLRDYRKCGNEFWSLWEMSILKYEWQQKHDDVNKVLN, encoded by the coding sequence ATGATTAAGTTAGAATTTTTTCAACCTTCCCATATGAAACAGCTAATAGATTGGATACGGACACCTGAATTTTTAATGCAGTGGGGAGGACCGGCTTTTCAATTCCCACTAGATGAAAAGCAATTAGAGGACTATCTCCATGAAGCAAACAAGCCAGATTCGACTATCTACATTTATTCTGTCTTATTAGAAGAAACTGAAGAGTTGATTGGTCATATTTCTCTGTCTCAGATTGATCGAAAACATGAGTCAGCTAGAATCGGAAAGGTACTAGTCGGAAAGCAACGAGAAAGGGGACGGGGAGTTGGGGCACAAATGGTCGAGAAAATAGTAGGCATCGCCTTTGAAGAATTAAAGCTCCATCGCGTGAGTTTAGGAGTGTTCGATTTTAATCATTCTGCTATTTCCTGTTATGAAAAAGTAGGGTTTCAGAAAGAAGGACTTTTAAGAGATTATCGTAAATGTGGCAATGAATTTTGGTCTCTTTGGGAAATGAGTATACTTAAATATGAATGGCAACAAAAACATGACGATGTAAATAAAGTGCTGAACTAG
- a CDS encoding TRM11 family SAM-dependent methyltransferase yields the protein MTDYLYTYAFHEDEQDLCFLEMRSLFGTDSKQKYIHTPRCIHPNRSPFIKERVEILYEASCLEELLLLIEGYHIVGTFKVVFIDCHLDEKMSFDNRRSIERTVGLRVRGAASLKNPTQLLAVVRTNHNWIFGTYLKSESIWLLHQQKPQNYSTALSTRVARAIVNIAVPIIDEVKVIDPCCGIGTVLIEALSLEINIVGSDINPLATTGARENLTHFGLKGNVVLQDIRDIRESYDVMIMDMPYNLCSVLPMEDKLEMLSSARRLAQKAVVITVEPIDEILNDVGFTIKDRAVAKKGTFFREIIVCE from the coding sequence TTGACTGATTATCTTTATACATATGCATTTCACGAGGATGAGCAAGACCTGTGCTTCTTGGAAATGAGGTCCTTATTTGGTACAGACTCAAAACAAAAATATATACATACGCCAAGGTGTATTCATCCAAATCGAAGTCCTTTTATAAAAGAAAGGGTAGAGATTTTATATGAAGCTTCTTGTTTGGAAGAGCTTCTTTTATTGATTGAAGGGTATCACATTGTGGGAACTTTTAAGGTTGTATTTATTGACTGTCATCTTGACGAAAAAATGAGCTTTGACAATAGGCGGTCGATTGAAAGAACAGTTGGATTACGTGTAAGAGGGGCTGCAAGCCTCAAAAATCCTACCCAATTGTTGGCGGTTGTAAGAACAAATCATAACTGGATTTTCGGGACTTATCTTAAAAGCGAATCTATTTGGCTTTTGCATCAACAAAAGCCTCAAAACTACTCAACAGCTTTAAGTACTCGTGTAGCAAGAGCTATTGTCAATATTGCTGTACCAATTATTGATGAAGTAAAGGTTATTGATCCTTGTTGTGGAATTGGGACGGTGTTAATTGAAGCTTTGTCACTAGAGATTAACATTGTGGGTAGTGATATAAATCCACTTGCAACAACAGGAGCTAGGGAGAACCTTACCCACTTTGGGTTAAAAGGGAACGTAGTATTACAGGATATTCGTGATATTAGAGAAAGCTATGATGTCATGATTATGGATATGCCTTACAATCTATGTTCTGTGTTACCGATGGAAGATAAGCTTGAGATGCTTTCCAGTGCTCGCCGATTAGCCCAAAAAGCGGTTGTTATAACTGTTGAACCTATTGATGAGATTTTAAATGATGTTGGTTTTACCATCAAAGATCGCGCTGTTGCTAAAAAAGGAACGTTTTTTAGAGAGATTATTGTGTGTGAATAA
- a CDS encoding YqzH family protein has product MEEIFIDKMIKKSFLQYGRDLVETPLTKEEYTALRQRVINDRTEQTEWYEVVEDVVYSYVTNQE; this is encoded by the coding sequence ATGGAAGAGATATTCATCGACAAAATGATTAAAAAGAGCTTTCTACAATATGGACGAGATCTTGTAGAAACCCCACTTACAAAAGAAGAATATACAGCTTTAAGACAAAGAGTAATCAATGATCGAACAGAACAAACCGAGTGGTATGAAGTCGTAGAGGATGTTGTATATAGTTATGTAACAAATCAGGAATAA
- a CDS encoding DNA polymerase thumb domain-containing protein has product MIENYDQLPKRKILCIDMKSFYASCAAVLLGLDPLTCYLAVVGDTDRNGSIVLAASPQVKKEFGIKTGSRLFEIPNDPRIIIVNPKMATYIRISTELTKLFHRYVPKEAIHTYSVDESFIEVDGVEHIWGDAQTIAAKIRDDMEREFQLPSAIGIGPNMLLAKICLDIEAKKSGVAEWTYDDVKEKLWKIEPLSDMWGIGSRVQKTLNRMGIFNVGQLANYPLELLEKKFGVMGNQLYYHAWGVDLSEIGAPIMQGQISFGKSQILLRDYPNPEEVKHVILEISEEVARRARQHKKVGRTISLGIGYSRDEFGGGFHRSVTIDQPTNITMDIYEACLSLFETFYINKTVRKISITLSNIEEDQEMQLDLFRPNRTKQRTLGYVMDGIRQKYGSDSLLRAVSYTTAGTAKYRAKLVGGHKA; this is encoded by the coding sequence ATGATTGAAAATTACGATCAATTGCCAAAACGTAAAATTTTATGTATTGATATGAAAAGCTTTTATGCAAGCTGTGCGGCTGTTTTACTAGGATTAGATCCTCTTACTTGTTATTTAGCTGTTGTTGGCGATACAGATAGGAATGGAAGTATTGTGTTGGCAGCTTCTCCACAAGTAAAGAAAGAATTTGGAATTAAGACGGGTTCAAGGTTGTTTGAAATTCCAAACGATCCCCGAATAATAATTGTTAATCCCAAGATGGCAACCTATATTCGAATTTCAACAGAGTTAACAAAATTGTTTCATCGTTATGTGCCTAAGGAGGCCATTCATACGTACAGTGTTGATGAAAGCTTTATTGAAGTTGATGGAGTGGAGCATATCTGGGGAGATGCTCAAACGATTGCAGCAAAAATTCGTGATGATATGGAGCGTGAATTTCAGCTTCCAAGTGCGATAGGAATTGGTCCTAATATGCTTTTAGCTAAAATTTGCCTAGATATTGAAGCCAAAAAAAGCGGTGTTGCAGAGTGGACATACGACGATGTCAAAGAAAAGCTCTGGAAGATAGAGCCATTAAGTGATATGTGGGGAATTGGTTCGAGGGTACAAAAAACCTTGAATCGAATGGGGATTTTTAACGTTGGTCAGCTGGCAAATTACCCGTTAGAGCTTCTTGAAAAGAAATTTGGAGTAATGGGCAATCAGCTTTACTATCATGCATGGGGTGTAGATTTATCAGAAATAGGTGCACCAATTATGCAAGGGCAAATTAGTTTTGGGAAAAGTCAAATTTTGCTACGAGATTATCCAAATCCTGAGGAAGTAAAGCATGTTATTTTGGAAATCAGTGAAGAGGTTGCTAGAAGAGCACGACAGCATAAAAAGGTGGGGAGAACGATTAGCCTCGGAATTGGGTATAGCCGTGATGAATTCGGAGGAGGGTTCCATCGCTCCGTTACAATTGATCAACCGACGAATATTACGATGGATATTTATGAGGCATGCCTCAGCTTGTTTGAGACATTCTACATAAATAAGACCGTGCGTAAAATTTCGATTACTTTATCGAACATTGAAGAAGATCAGGAGATGCAGCTTGATCTCTTCCGTCCAAATCGTACCAAGCAGCGTACATTAGGTTATGTAATGGATGGTATTCGTCAAAAATATGGGTCAGATTCTCTTTTACGGGCTGTGTCTTATACGACAGCTGGAACAGCCAAGTATCGTGCGAAGCTAGTAGGAGGACATAAAGCATAA
- a CDS encoding GDSL-type esterase/lipase family protein, which produces MKRDEQMKYVALGDSLTVGVGSSFLAPGFVGRFAKFTEQTHQSQVCTNVYAKSGIETGEVLEMIESTDLHSHISRAHLITISAGGNDLIQASKDFVESGETDELTQSVKECYLNMMKIMEILHMLKKECRLPFRIYLLNLYNPLPKIPLADKWVSLFNRHLNSFHNGESVVVADLYSVFKGKQETFLSRDRVHPNDLGYEAIAQTLVALGYPKF; this is translated from the coding sequence GTGAAAAGGGATGAACAAATGAAATACGTTGCGTTAGGGGATTCCTTAACAGTGGGAGTAGGATCGTCATTTTTAGCACCGGGATTTGTTGGAAGATTTGCCAAGTTCACAGAACAGACACACCAATCGCAAGTTTGTACAAATGTTTATGCTAAATCAGGAATTGAAACCGGTGAAGTACTAGAGATGATTGAAAGTACGGACTTACATTCACATATTTCGAGGGCACATCTTATAACGATTTCAGCAGGTGGCAATGATTTGATTCAAGCGAGTAAAGATTTTGTGGAGTCAGGAGAAACGGATGAACTCACTCAATCGGTAAAAGAATGTTATCTCAATATGATGAAGATTATGGAAATACTCCATATGCTAAAAAAAGAGTGTAGACTACCGTTCAGAATTTATTTACTTAACTTATACAATCCACTTCCAAAAATTCCGTTGGCAGATAAGTGGGTATCTTTATTTAATCGCCATTTAAACAGCTTTCATAATGGGGAATCTGTTGTTGTTGCTGACCTTTACTCGGTATTTAAGGGGAAGCAAGAAACATTTTTGTCAAGAGATCGTGTTCATCCAAACGACTTAGGATATGAAGCGATTGCTCAAACTCTCGTAGCGTTAGGTTATCCAAAGTTCTAA
- a CDS encoding YolD-like family protein, translating into MIRDRGNIKWTSMMLPEHVKLLRHWSESDAYQDKPELDEQRLEEINETICLAMEHHNELVFTYYKNHFFHTCTGYVHYIDPIEQTLRIVNEQTDSRLQLSIKEIVDVRAT; encoded by the coding sequence GTGATAAGAGATAGAGGAAATATAAAATGGACATCAATGATGCTACCTGAACATGTAAAGCTGCTCAGACATTGGTCTGAATCAGATGCTTATCAGGATAAACCAGAGCTTGATGAACAACGGCTTGAGGAAATTAATGAAACAATTTGTCTGGCGATGGAGCACCATAATGAACTTGTATTTACGTACTATAAAAATCATTTTTTTCATACCTGCACAGGTTATGTTCATTATATTGACCCCATTGAGCAGACACTTCGCATTGTTAATGAGCAAACAGACAGTCGCCTTCAACTTTCAATAAAGGAAATTGTTGATGTACGAGCAACATAA
- a CDS encoding CDGSH iron-sulfur domain-containing protein, whose protein sequence is MSNRQIKVMDNGPLRVSGEVELIDMDGNKLTTKQSFSLCRCGLTSKMPFCDGSHKGKFDSCVRAEKQLD, encoded by the coding sequence ATGTCTAATAGACAAATTAAAGTAATGGATAATGGTCCTTTACGTGTATCCGGTGAAGTGGAGCTTATTGATATGGATGGAAATAAATTAACAACGAAACAATCTTTTTCCCTTTGCCGTTGTGGGCTTACTTCAAAAATGCCTTTTTGTGATGGTAGTCATAAAGGTAAATTTGATTCTTGCGTTCGAGCAGAAAAGCAGCTTGACTAG
- a CDS encoding iron-sulfur cluster biosynthesis family protein, translating into MHIQFTTEAIGKLQEKLKENQSRYVKLKYDTDGCGCVMSGVTALWLVEEVESDDVKIETNDIPLYVERTKMVFLDEELTISFNESANCYMLKSPSQILNPRMSLLVK; encoded by the coding sequence ATGCATATACAATTTACAACAGAAGCGATTGGCAAGCTCCAAGAGAAGCTAAAAGAAAATCAAAGCCGTTATGTAAAGCTTAAATATGATACAGATGGCTGTGGATGTGTAATGAGCGGAGTTACCGCGTTATGGCTAGTTGAAGAAGTAGAGAGCGACGATGTGAAGATAGAGACAAATGATATCCCTTTATATGTTGAAAGAACAAAAATGGTTTTTCTAGATGAGGAACTCACAATTTCTTTTAATGAGTCAGCAAATTGTTATATGCTAAAAAGCCCTTCGCAAATCCTCAATCCTCGAATGAGTTTACTAGTGAAATAA
- a CDS encoding DUF2552 family protein: protein MKDRLTSIKNVALDKTWVSFLHDNHPYSLLHWSIGGFHEDTKDVWLLQDEMSFEAQEFSTIEDAIQWMDEHMENISDVLG, encoded by the coding sequence ATGAAGGACCGATTAACGTCAATAAAAAACGTAGCACTTGATAAAACATGGGTTTCATTTTTACATGATAATCATCCATATAGCTTACTTCACTGGTCAATTGGTGGCTTTCATGAGGACACAAAAGATGTCTGGTTACTCCAAGATGAAATGTCCTTTGAAGCACAGGAATTTTCTACAATTGAAGATGCAATTCAGTGGATGGACGAGCACATGGAAAATATTTCTGATGTGTTAGGGTAA
- a CDS encoding MFS transporter, translating into MFKKSFIFLWIGQSFANLGDVFYIVSVISLLYSLTESAFYTAFVPFSITIARFLGGLFLPLVVNRLKLKCLLIISQGAKTFLLLLLFLCFSTVHFDTSNTVSFVFLLISGIAFLDGWAVPVRQSLVVNLVHKDQLMKTNSFLSITDQVLHFSGWPLGALVVAHFSGMKLLLITLALFAMSVFFMMFISVQEKKRIHSSENHGDSMLKGWRALWTKPSLRLATFLEILDTLASVVWIAAILYVYVDETLHKSEAWWGYINSSFFAGLLIGGLICLKNKRLLSLFPQRILFLSSITIAIFTILFGFTSNEWIALGCSVAVGVFSQFHLILITTIFQIETDEELIPNVFSARDAVMTGLFGVGTLFYGVLADWLPIVYAFVLSVCFLCLYSLLVVTHGHVFNKGKTFSKS; encoded by the coding sequence ATGTTTAAAAAATCGTTTATTTTTCTATGGATTGGTCAGTCATTTGCTAATTTGGGTGATGTTTTTTATATTGTGAGTGTCATTAGCTTACTTTATAGTTTAACAGAGTCAGCATTTTATACAGCTTTTGTTCCTTTTTCAATTACAATTGCTCGATTTCTTGGCGGTTTGTTTCTACCACTTGTCGTGAACAGACTAAAATTAAAATGTTTGTTAATCATCTCGCAAGGAGCGAAAACCTTCTTGCTTCTGTTACTTTTCCTTTGTTTTTCAACCGTTCACTTTGATACGTCAAATACTGTTTCCTTTGTTTTCCTTTTGATTTCCGGCATTGCCTTTTTAGATGGATGGGCTGTGCCTGTTCGTCAAAGTCTGGTGGTGAACCTTGTTCACAAGGATCAATTGATGAAAACTAATAGCTTTCTTTCAATCACAGACCAAGTGCTTCATTTTAGTGGTTGGCCTTTAGGAGCTCTTGTCGTCGCTCATTTTAGTGGAATGAAGCTTTTACTTATTACATTGGCTTTGTTCGCTATGTCTGTCTTCTTCATGATGTTTATTTCTGTTCAAGAGAAGAAACGTATACACTCTTCTGAAAATCATGGAGATTCCATGTTAAAGGGATGGCGGGCATTATGGACTAAACCATCTTTACGTTTGGCTACCTTCTTAGAAATCCTTGATACTCTTGCAAGTGTCGTTTGGATTGCGGCTATTTTATATGTGTATGTCGATGAAACACTGCATAAAAGCGAGGCATGGTGGGGATATATTAATTCAAGTTTCTTTGCTGGTTTATTAATCGGTGGACTTATTTGCTTAAAGAACAAACGGCTTCTATCCTTGTTTCCTCAAAGGATTTTATTTCTCAGCTCCATCACCATCGCTATTTTTACGATTCTGTTTGGTTTTACTTCAAATGAATGGATAGCGCTTGGGTGCTCCGTAGCTGTTGGAGTGTTTAGTCAATTTCATCTTATTTTGATTACGACTATCTTCCAAATAGAAACCGATGAGGAGTTAATTCCAAATGTGTTTTCTGCGCGAGATGCTGTCATGACCGGCTTGTTCGGTGTTGGTACCCTTTTTTATGGAGTTCTTGCTGATTGGTTACCTATTGTTTATGCCTTTGTTTTATCTGTATGTTTCCTTTGTTTATACTCATTGCTAGTGGTAACTCATGGGCATGTATTTAATAAAGGAAAGACTTTTTCCAAATCGTAA